The Colletotrichum destructivum chromosome 7, complete sequence genome contains the following window.
CAGCTGTAGAGAAACAGATGAAAGCCAAGAGTCAGTTCAAAGATCGCCGTAGTGGAAAGATTTCCTAGGGATGTGACTTGCCATTCTCGAGAGCTTCGTAGCACGTCTCCAGGAGGAGTCGTTGTTGAGGATCCAGGCACTACGTACGTCAGTCGCAgtcccttttttttctccatcttcttttttcttcagTTCGTAGACTTACAGCTGCCTCTGAATCTGTCATGCTAAAGAACGGTGCGTCAAATAGTGACAAGTCATCCTTGAAGTAATGACCGGCCTCGACATTGCTCTAACACAGGGTTCCATGAGTCAGTCTGGTCTTACAAGACAAGCAATCTTTCCTCCAGATTGTGTCACATACGGTTCCCTTCCTTGACGACTCTGGGTGGTAAAAAGCTTCGTGGTTCCATTTTCCCTTGTGAGCGGCGACCCGGGCTTCCCGAGCCGCAGCCAAAAGCTCGTAGAAGTTCTGGACGTTTGTGGCTTCTCCCGGTCCTCTCCATcccatgccgatgatggcaaTGGGCATCCCACGGCCGCTTTCAGAGCTGAAGCTGCCGTGTTCTTCTCTAAAGTCCGTCATGGTGTGTGTGATGTGATACTCGGGTGTGCCTGGGTAGGTGGACAGAGCTGGACGAAGCGTGTCGAGGCCTTGAAAACTGTTATTACACGACAGCCACCAGGCGACCAATATCTCATTCTAGCCCAGATAAGATAGATGCAAGGCAGCAACCAAACTATCGCCAGTTCTCCCATGCTTGCTCACTCTCCAGCGGCCGATGCTGTTCTTAGCGGCTGACGACGGGGGGACGACGAAGCAGGgcatccccccccttgtTCATGCACTCCACCCGCATCCTTCGTACCCGCGCagcgccgccccccccttcttcgaTATTACCCCATCCGGCCGAGCCCCGCCGTCGGGGACAGTATCATTCCGACTTCTTACTGCAGCCCGGGCACGCTAGCGGGCCGCTGCCTTATCCGGCTGGAGGAAGCCGGTACGAATTACAAGGCACGTCGGCCAGAGATGTTCTTCAACGCCACCCCCCGTAGGATCATCGttgaccgccgccgctttcTGCCAGGTGTCGAGAGATTCCCCTTACCGTAGTAGGTGCCTCAGCTAGTTTGCTGTTGGTAAAGCTGATAAAAAGAACGTGAGGCTGATTTCCTTCTTCAAATTCTTGCTGACTCAAGACTATCGAGCCCTTTTTGTGCGCcctcacccaccacccacgcCTCCAGACACACTCCAGCACGCGACCCGACGCTCGTTGTCGTGTCTCTGACGATGTCTTCACAGGAAGCGGCTCCTTTGGTCGCTCTCGGCGCGTCAGCAGGCTTATGGCAGGCTGCGCTGACGCTGCTTGTGACCTTGGTCGTCGGCTACCTCGCCAAGACTTCACTGGGTTCAAACAGCTTATCCAAGATCCCGCTGGTCGGTCTCGAGATCGGCGATGAGGAGAAGCGCCGGCTGGCTTATCTAGGTGGTGCCAAAAACATTTACCAGCAAGGCTACCAAAAGGTACGGCAGCTTCGGGAATACCCATCGTTATCGTGGCTACATCATGCCACTCCCCCGCGTCAAGAACACACTTCTTACATGCAATCTTCCAGTTCAAGGATGGCATCTTTCAGATCACGACCTCCAGAAGTAAGGCAACGATCGTACCCCGAACGCTCTGAATTAGGCTGATGCGTGCAATCTTCAGCCGTGCCTGTGGTCGTTGTGCATCCCCGTTTTCTCAACGAGCTCAGCAAATTGCCCCCTCAAGTTTTGAGCGCCGATGCGGCCGTCAACGAGGTAAGCCGTGCCATCTAATACGGCCATGTGCCGATTTTCTTCCCCAACCTGACGTATGTGTTGATCACTGATCGTTTTCTCAGGGGATGGAAGCCAAGTACACACAACTGTGGACGATTCCGGTTGTTCCTCACGCGATCAAGACCCAGCTCACCCCGGGCCTCGGTAAGTCCCACCACTCATGctttctccttttcttcgtcttcttctgcaaAAAGGCTAACAGTCACGTGCTTCAAGTCCGTCTTACTGAAATCGTTGCCGAAGAGCTCCAGGAGGCTTTCAGCAGAGAGCTTCCCGACTGCAAGGACTGGAGCTCCGTCCAAGTCCACCCGACCCTCCTGCGTATTGTGGCAGCTGGCGCAGGTcgcgtcttcgtcggcccCGAGCTCTGCCGGGATGAAAAGTACCTGGACTCCTCGATTAACTTCACCGGGGACGTGATGACGGCGCGCAACGCCGTCCAGCAGATGAGGCAGTGGCTGCGGCCGTTCCTGGCCCACCGGCTGCCGGAGGTGCAGAGGCTCAGCCAGCAccgggccgaggcggaggagtTCCTGCGACCCGTCATCCTCAAGAGGAGAAAGATGATGGCGGACCCCGACCAGGAGAGGCCCGACGACCTGTTGTCGTGGCTGATGGAGGCCCAGGCCACGTCTGGCAAGGGCAGCGACAgggacctcgccgagcagcagctgggcatcggcttcgccgccatccacaCCACGACGCTGACCGGTACCAATGCCTTTTACAACCTGGCGGCGATGCCCGAAGTGGCGGCGGAGCTGAGGGACGAGGTTTCCACCGTCCTGGCCGAGAACAAGGGGGCCTTTACCACCAAGGCGCTCCACGACATGAAGAAGCTAGACAGCTTCTTGAAGGAGACGTTGCGGTGCCATCCTTTTGTCTTTGGTAAGATAAAAACTCGCTCTACTGTCTGCATGATtggaaaaggggaaaaagggggaaaggaaaCACCTGGTGACTCTTGTTTCCTTTCGAGGCCGGCTTGCTGACGCGACTCTGTAACATATAGCGACGTTTCAGCGCAAGGCTCTGAAGGACATCACGCTCTCCAACGGCCAAGTCATCCCGGCCGGGACGACGATCGAGTGCCCCAACTACGCCGTCAGCCACGACGAGGCGCtcttcgaggacgccgacgagtTCGACGCCTTCCGCTTCTACAAGCTGCGcgagaaggcggcgctggaGAGGACCCCCGACCAGACCTCGGACGCCTCCATGCAGAACCAGTTCGCCAGCGTGAGCCAGAACAGCCTGGCGTTCGGGTACGGCCGGGAAGCGTGCCCCGGccgcttcttctccgccaacGAGCTCAAGGTCATCTTCTCCATCGCCCTCCTGCAGTACGAGatgaagctggccgaggggAGCGAGGGCAGGTATCCGAACATGGAGTTTGGACAACTGGTAAGTTTTCTTATGATCGCCCACGTTTTACGGCATGAGGCCATCTCGTTTGAGCATTTTTCTAACCCGTGTGATGGAAATAGTCTATGCCCGACCCGACTAAGCACATTCTGTTCAAAAAGAGGTGAACGGATTCTCGGTGCATGATTATCTTGATACACAACATGTTGAGGCCTGGGAAACTGTAGATAATGACAAGAAGAGAATTCCATAGAAAGCGAATAGACAAGTCACAGCAAGCGTAAGCGTGGTTTGTTATCGCTACTTGCCAAgcaaagagaaaagaaacaacaaGTTGGGCAATTCACAGGGACGTGCTGGAAAGAGCCTGTCAAGGGCTAGTCGAGTAGCTGGGAGAATAGCCGAGCACTCAAGAAAGGTTACATCTTCCGAACACTCAATACAACTACTACATATAGATACACCTCGAAACCAGACACCAGCATCTCTATTTTCAACCTCACTTCCATCCCGACAGGATGGTATCCTCGGGCTTCAGAGCCGTGTAGCCCACACTGGCCTCCCAGAGCTGCTTCGACTTGGCGGgatccttggcctcggcgctCGTGTCCCCGATCTCCGAGCCGTTGAGGTACACGGCCTTGGGCCGCTCGCCAAGCTGCGCCGTGTCGAAGGCGGCCCTGAGcacgtcggcggccgacTTGGAGACGGGGCGCAGGATGCCGTTGGGCGAAAACCAGGTCATGACGGCCGCGAGCAGCGGGAACACCCATCGCACGAAGAAGACCAGCACGGGACTGCCGCGGCGCGTCAGGGCGCTGGCCATGCCGCccgggtcgacgccgagcacgGTGATGTTGGACAGAGCCGGGTCCGCGTCCAGGCGCCGCTGAAGCTCGTACCTGGGACGGGGCAAAGAGAGGCGAGGCCGTTAGGTACGATGGAAAAAAATATGAGAAAAGAGAACAGGGTCCCCTTAGCTTACATCATCATTATCTCGCAGAGCTTCCCTGCGCCGTAGCGTCGGAAGCCTCCCTCCATTGTCGGGTAATCCTTTGTGGAACTCCAGGTGCCCTTGGCCAGGGAGTCGGCGTCGTGAAAGATGCTCTTCCACTGGTCCTCTTTGTACGCCCCCATGCTGTCGTTTCTGGAGTCGAGTGGACTAGAGCCGGGGGGGTTATTGGCGTTAGTGTGCGAGAACTAGAacgagaaaaaaaagacgcAATACTGATGTGGGGGGGTCTCCCTTGAGAGAAAAtggaggaaagggggagTTATTGTCTCACTCGTGGGACCAACTGCCAAGCACCACCACTCTCCCGTGTTCCTTATCCAAGCTctggagaagcagcagcacgaGCAGCCAGTGGGATAGATAGTTGCACTGGAAGGTCATGTCGAAGCCATCGGGCGAGAAGTCCTGGGTGGTGTGCTCCTGGTACgcggcgttgaggatgaTGGCTCGCAGTGGgggcagcaggccggcggccacCCGCTCGTTGATGCTCCGGGCCACCTCGCGGACTGATTCGAGGCGCGacaggtcgagggcgacggtcTCGTGGGCGTGCTGCTGTTGCGTGGGGACGTTGCGGAGCAGCAGCGAGTCCAGCGCAGCGGCACGGTCGACCCGGCGGACGGTGTAGAGGCCATGATAAGACGTGGCCAGGTCGGGCGACGATAGTATCTTGGACACGATGGCGTTACCGAGGCTGCCATTGGCGCCAGTGAGGAGAATGGTTCCCCGTCGAGGTGTCATTGTGTGTCAAAATCAAATCCAGATGCTGCTCTTGGTCTAGGCAAGATACCTACGTACTCCCGACGTCGCGCTCCACGTacagtacctaggtaagACGAAACAAGCGACCCCCCCTGGCAAGACAGAGATAGCTACCGAGATGCTCTTCGGTCTCGCCCCCTCTCCTTTTAAGTAGATGGTGATACGACAAGTGCACGGCAACCCGGCatgggaaagggaaagaaaaccCCCTACTGCCCCTTTGGTGTACGGGGCACCGGACCGGTCCTAGTTCACCGCCGAGCCGGGAGCCCTGTCCATCGTAAGCGATCCAATGATaagaagggagggggccTGGGTGCGCTAAATTGTACCCGAGACTAGCACTCGCATCACAGCCAGGATCAGAACTTGGCACTGGCCCTTGCTGTGCCCCAGTTGCACTAcagggggaagagaggggggtgCTACTGCAGAACCTATTGGATTCACAGGCGTGATTGCGGATTTACGAGTGTATCGCGAATCCTTTTCGGCAGAGTCAAGCAACAAGATTATGCATGCCCCAGTTGCTAGTCACCAACGTCTAACAGAAAAGGAAAGACGAGGGTCACCAGAAAAAAACACCCTCGACTGCGGCTGCCCTGTCGGCAACCTAACCAGACGAGGACCGGCGGCCGTGTGCGCACACAACGCAAACGGTGATGTGGCCGGTGCATGCGGATGTCACCGGGCCCGCTTTTACGCCCGCTGGCCCGGATGGGGACTGCCGCTGGCCCCACTTCAGCGGCCCGGGCAGCTGGCTTATATCGCAACAGGGTGACAACATCCCCACCGAGCCTGTAGTTAATGCTGTTGTTGTCTGCctaacccccccccactAAAGGACCAAGGGAAACCCATACCACCCATTGCTAGCCCAGATGGTTGGAAAGCTTCGTCGGACGAACAGAGACAGATACTGATGGACAGCATTTACATGCAGGCGTATTACCACCGTACAAGACGTACTGCCCCCGTACAAGACCTACAAGGGCTTCATGAGACTAACCACCCACTGGCTCAACGGGTCGACAAGAAAGACGCCAGAACAGCCTTGGGTCCATCACTATCGTAGAACACAGTCCAGGTATCGGGTACCCAAAACACCGCAGATGCACAATCAAAATCTGCCCCAGTACCCCCGTTTGTTTCGACCTCTATGGGGCTGCAAAAAAGAACTTTGGCACGGATAAATCCGTATGTATGGGAACAAAGACGGCATCTGGATCATCTCAACAAAGTGGGGGTACGGGACCCCTTACCTGCCTCATCAGGTGATCACGGAGTCGGCGTCTCCACGCGTTGCTTTCAGCCCTCCAGCCTGTTCTGTAGCACATGCCCATGTTCTTTTGGGCCACGGCGTCCACTTGCTAGTCCATGGACCCTGTCGAGGTCCAGATGCCGCAGCGCTCAGCAATCCATGTAAAAGTGCGGATCCCTTGCCGGAGACAAGTCCCCAAATCGTTATAAGAACAGACCAGCCCTGCCATCGTGCGGCATAAGCACCGAGATCAGGATCGCTTATACAGGGGAGTCTAGTAGGATATCATCGCCACAGACACCCTACGACGCACTAGAAGCCTCAGGGCACTACGACGAGGGTCCGAGTTGACCAATCCCTTACTCACCAATGCTAAGCGAATTTAACCTCTTACAAGCACTACAAGTACGTTGTGAACGCATCCCCCCCGAACGTATATAAGTGGGCGCATTCGGAAAATGTGGAGGGAAGGATCGAAGGAATATCTGTACAGACTGCTAGTATGCATGTAAGATCCAAGGGTacccatcgccatcgcctcaAAGTGGCGTCGGCCGCCCTAGAagccgtcctcgcccagcCGCTGGCTACCGAGTACATAGTCGAGATACGGCTACCTACTATAATATATACGGCAGAGCAGATGTTGTTAACCTCGTGAGCTGCATTAACAATTCACGCTGTGTGACAATGGACGAGCAGAGCCAAGACGCTATCAGCCGCAGGAATCTCCGACGATCAGCGTGCGACCTGTGCCGCGAATACAAAGTCCGCAACCCTTTCTTTTCTACAAACCAATCACCCCTCCCCGATTCTTTTGGCCCCGAAAGACAAATGCTGATTAGGAAACCGCACAGGTCAAATGCAGCGGAAACAGACCCAAGTGCGACCGCTGCACCAGGCTGGGCAAGGAGTGCATCTTTTCGGTGGCGAGACCGCGGCCTCAAGATCAGGATCTCCGGTTCGGCACCAGGCCCGGGCCCAAGGCCCATGACCGGTTCATCCACGTGGACCCGGCCATGTATCGCACCaccggcagcaacagcagcggcggcaacgtggacaacatcagcaacaacaacaataacgGCCAACAAGCGACCAAAGAGCGGTCCACCGGCCCGTCGTGGCGCCAGAACCCCGATACTTACGGGGAAGACGCGCGTACCGGCGCTTTTCACGGTTGCTGGCCCGACACCCTCCCGCCTctgcaccaccaccatctcccggccgcctccatcccctcggcaacagcagcgcccatcacgaggccgccaagccAGGCCGCCTCCCTGACGCTGGACCGTGACGTCGACATGGCGTTCCAGCACGCCGAGCGCGCCAGCTCGTCCGGCCAGAGCGAAGCCCACCTCTCCTCCGTGTCGGACGAGGGCTGGTACTGGAACAACGTCCCGGACTTCAGCGACAATGCGtacagcggcagcagcgccgacATCTACCGCGCCGTATCGGACGACTTTGCTCTTCTGGTCTCACGGGGCGGCATCCCCCCACCACACGAAGagggccatggcggccgtgACAAGAgcagacagcagcagcagcagcagcagcacgccCCGGCACCCGGCAGTGCTCCCACTCACGCCCTATCAGTCTCGGCGTTGAGATCGCATtcgatgatgaggagggcggACAACCATAACCACAATcacaataacaacaacaacaactcccaccaccacaaccaccacaaccagGGCTCCGGGGCAATGACGttgtccttggcggcggggtcccgttcctcctcctcatcctcctccgccgaGTGCTCGTGCGTGCAGCAGCTCACGCTGAGCCTGTTCGACCTCAGCACGTGGAAGGCGGACCAGCGGCCGGGCGCTCCGGCCGGCGGGGACTCCCCGACCCTGTCCGAGTACTGCATGATCTACCACAACTCCATGAGCCTGTGGGAGCGGCTCATCATGGGCTGCGTGAGGTGCCTGTCGCGGCCGCAGTTCGCGCAGCTGCTGATCCTCAACATCGAGCAGCTCGTCCACCTGCAGCGGAACCAGCAGGTCCTGCTGCAGCGGCCGCGCcccgcctcgtcgtcgtcgacgacgcctccgtcgccgccgccaccgaccgCCCTCTCCGACGTCATCAGGATCGGGGACTACGTGGTGGAGAGCGAGACCGAGAGGGCGGCCATCATCGGGCCCCTGCTGAAGGGCCGGGCGGCCGGTCTGATGGACTTCATCGACAGCCTCCGCGAGCTGCTTCTGCCCACGGGCATGCCGGACCTCGGGGCGAGGCTGGACTCGATGACGGACAAGTTGAAGCAGCGAGGCCTGGAGTGTGGTTGACCGGCAATATGGCATGAAGTTATAACATGGCCGCCGCTCGCTCCGGGTCGTCGGTGGCCCGCTGCCCTTGAAGAGAGAAAGGCCtggccaccaccgccgctaTCGACCAATTGGAGTTTGATGACCGGTGCCGATCCCGATATGAGAACAACAGCACGACAGCTCTGCTTTCAGTCGCCCATTACGCATAACGCCGCACCTGTTGCCTCCAATACATAGGCTCCAACCTGTCAGAACGGCACATTTGGGGTGAAACCTTGCCGCATGTCAGGTGAATGCGAGCGACGTGACTTTCGTTGATATTGTCATCAAGTCATATATCAGAACGACAGCGACGAGCAGGGCTGAGCGCCCTCTCATTTCTGATTTGGACACGCCGAACGCCGGCAAATTGCCAGAAACTGTCTGGCAACAGTCCTTCGAAGGGAATCGTTCATGGACTATAGGCTTTGTAGCATCAGCCTCTGTGGCAAGATCTACACTGACTCGCTGGATCTGATACATCGGCAAGCTGTGAATAAGGATGAGCAGGTCACTTGAATGGACCATCTGACCTGTCCCGTCACACTGCACTCCCGTGGCGGGTGGTCCGTTGTAGCTGCCGTGACCACTGCTGCGGTACCCATAGTGCCCCTCGTGGCTGACGACAAGCTCGACTTCTCCCCACAACGCCGCCTCTCACGCATCACAAGCCCCGGTGGCAGGGCTCCCTCGAGAATACCCGCGACCTGGTCTGAGCTGCTTACTCCGCAGCCTCGATTTGAAAGCCAACAAGCGGTCCAGAAGCTGGATCTTTGTTCGTATAAGATGATGTAGACATAAGCGTAGACCAGCTCATATACAATTGAAAACTCTGGATAATCTAAACACAAATATCTGGTTCCTGTGTGGGCAAAAAaagttcttcttctctcaaGTGATGGGGTCAGTCGAGTTTAGCCATCTGATAGAGATGTGGTCAATCCAGCCTCTTTATTACACTTAGTACAGGCAAAGATATCCGCAATTAGAAGTACTACACATCTAACGCGTTATATTAGGCCCTTACTGGTTACTACCCCGCACACTGTAGGGAGAATGTAGCCTTGCCACGGTCGATGAGGTAGGCAAAAAGTGTATACTCATTCTTTTCATACGCCTTACTTCTCAATAGTTTGTTGATTCAGCCGACCCCCGTCGTCGCATGGCTTCAATCTGGCGAAGAGTATTGCAGTCAATTGGATAGCTACCTGAAGAATTACAAGGCAGTTAAAGGCAGCCAATATCATTGGTACCTGACATGCGTCGTACACGGGATGCCGACTGGTTTGCTGTGCCTGTAGCTGTTTAGAGTTCTGTAGGTTCATCCTACACAACCGGGACTAGCCACATCGTTCAACTCGACCTAGTGGACATGGACTATCTAGATGATTGGAACAGCACTGTCACATGACCGTACGACACCCACGACTTGTAGGGAGACTGCACAAACTAGATATTCGGTACTTACACTGTAGGCCGTGAACGGTGACCGATTCGATTTGAGGGCCAAGGTGCCAAGAAAGAGACTTTGAGTGACTTGGGCCAACCTTTGCGTCTAATCTGATTACTATTATACCTGCTGTTTTGGCCGTGATCGGTGACCGATTCGATTTGAGGGCCAAGGTGCCAGAAAGGAGGCTTTAAGTGACTTGGATCAACCTTTGCGTCTAATCTGATTACTATTACACCTGCTGTTTTAGATTAACCTTTTATGTAAGACAGGAAATCATCTACTAGTCCTTTCCAGCCCTCACCGGCCGGTACAAGCTGTTGCTACCGATCACCTACTATTGCTAGCACCCCAGCACCCTAGGCACTAGCAATTGAAAGCAGACGCTGGCAGGCGCTGTAAGTTTGGCCCTTAATTTAATCCTTGGCCGACCTATCTAGGTGTGTTAGGAAAAACAGCAAAAATCAGCCTTCGGCTAAGGACTTTGCCTCTTTTAGTGCATTCATCTAGTCAGCTTCACAAAGATACAATCATTCATTTTGACTTTCAAGTTTAGATGGCACATTTTAATCTTAGC
Protein-coding sequences here:
- a CDS encoding Putative short-chain dehydrogenase/reductase SDR, NAD(P)-binding domain superfamily, producing MTPRRGTILLTGANGSLGNAIVSKILSSPDLATSYHGLYTVRRVDRAAALDSLLLRNVPTQQQHAHETVALDLSRLESVREVARSINERVAAGLLPPLRAIILNAAYQEHTTQDFSPDGFDMTFQCNYLSHWLLVLLLLQSLDKEHGRVVVLGSWSHDPLDSRNDSMGAYKEDQWKSIFHDADSLAKGTWSSTKDYPTMEGGFRRYGAGKLCEIMMMYELQRRLDADPALSNITVLGVDPGGMASALTRRGSPVLVFFVRWVFPLLAAVMTWFSPNGILRPVSKSAADVLRAAFDTAQLGERPKAVYLNGSEIGDTSAEAKDPAKSKQLWEASVGYTALKPEDTILSGWK
- a CDS encoding Putative cytochrome P450, which encodes MSSQEAAPLVALGASAGLWQAALTLLVTLVVGYLAKTSLGSNSLSKIPLVGLEIGDEEKRRLAYLGGAKNIYQQGYQKFKDGIFQITTSRTVPVVVVHPRFLNELSKLPPQVLSADAAVNEGMEAKYTQLWTIPVVPHAIKTQLTPGLVRLTEIVAEELQEAFSRELPDCKDWSSVQVHPTLLRIVAAGAGRVFVGPELCRDEKYLDSSINFTGDVMTARNAVQQMRQWLRPFLAHRLPEVQRLSQHRAEAEEFLRPVILKRRKMMADPDQERPDDLLSWLMEAQATSGKGSDRDLAEQQLGIGFAAIHTTTLTGTNAFYNLAAMPEVAAELRDEVSTVLAENKGAFTTKALHDMKKLDSFLKETLRCHPFVFATFQRKALKDITLSNGQVIPAGTTIECPNYAVSHDEALFEDADEFDAFRFYKLREKAALERTPDQTSDASMQNQFASVSQNSLAFGYGREACPGRFFSANELKVIFSIALLQYEMKLAEGSEGRYPNMEFGQLSMPDPTKHILFKKR
- a CDS encoding Putative zn(2)Cys(6) fungal-type DNA-binding domain-containing protein, with translation MDEQSQDAISRRNLRRSACDLCREYKVKCSGNRPKCDRCTRLGKECIFSVARPRPQDQDLRFGTRPGPKAHDRFIHVDPAMYRTTGSNSSGGNVDNISNNNNNGQQATKERSTGPSWRQNPDTYGEDARTGAFHGCWPDTLPPLHHHHLPAASIPSATAAPITRPPSQAASLTLDRDVDMAFQHAERASSSGQSEAHLSSVSDEGWYWNNVPDFSDNAYSGSSADIYRAVSDDFALLVSRGGIPPPHEEGHGGRDKSRQQQQQQQHAPAPGSAPTHALSVSALRSHSMMRRADNHNHNHNNNNNNSHHHNHHNQGSGAMTLSLAAGSRSSSSSSSAECSCVQQLTLSLFDLSTWKADQRPGAPAGGDSPTLSEYCMIYHNSMSLWERLIMGCVRCLSRPQFAQLLILNIEQLVHLQRNQQVLLQRPRPASSSSTTPPSPPPPTALSDVIRIGDYVVESETERAAIIGPLLKGRAAGLMDFIDSLRELLLPTGMPDLGARLDSMTDKLKQRGLECG